The segment GAGTGCTCAACTTAATGGTAGCAACTAAAAATAGGGGTTGCGCTCGTTGCGGGACTTAACCCAACATCTCACGACACGAGCTGACGACAACCATGCACCACCTGTCACCAAGTTCCCCGAAGGGCACTCCCGTATTTCTACAGGATTCTTGGGATGTCAAGTCTAGGTAAGGTTCTTCGCGTTGCTTCGAATTAAACCACATGCTCCGCTGCTTGTGCGGGCCCCCGTCAATTCCTTTGAGTTTTAATCTTGCGACCGTACTTCCCAGGCGGGGTACTTAATGTGTTTACTGCGGCACCGAGGTTGGACCCCCGACACCTAGTACCCATCGTTTACGGCGTGGACTACCAGGGTATCTAATCCTGTTTGCTCCCCACGCTTTCGTGCCTCAGCGTCAGTTACAGTCCAGAAAGCCGCCTTCGCCACTGGTGTTCTTCCTAATCTCTACGCATTTCACCGCTACACTAGGAATTCCGCTTTCCTCTCCTGCACTCTAGATATCCAGTTTGAAATGCAGCACCCAAGTTAAGCCCGGGTATTTCACATCTCACTTAAACATCCGCCTACGCACCCTTTACGCCCAGTAAATCCGGACAACGCTTGCCACCTACGTATTACCGCGGCTGCTGGCACGTAGTTAGCCGTGGCTTCCTCCTCTGGTACCGTCATTATCGTCCCAGAAGACAGAGCTTTACAATCCTAAGACCTTCATCACTCACGCGGCGTTGCTGCGTCAGGGTTTCCCCATTGCGCAATATTCCCCACTGCTGCCTCCCGTAGGAGTCTGGACCGTGTCTCAGTTCCAATGTGGCCGATCACCCTCTCAGGTCGGCTACGCATCGTCGCCTTGGTGAGCCGTTACCTCACCAACTAGCTAATGCGCCGCGGGTCCATCTCAAAGCGGATTACTCCTTTAATTACAGTATCATGCGATACCGTAATATTATGCGGTATTAATCTCCCTTTCGGGAGGCTATTCCCCTCTTTGAGGCAGGTTACCCACGTGTTACTCACCCGTCCGCCGCTAATCCATTCCCGAAGGAATTTCATCGCTCGACTTGCATGTGTTAAGCACGCCGCCAGCGTTCGTCCTGAGCCAGGATCAAACTCTCAATTTATAATTGTAGAATTTAATCTTAAACTCAAATTCACTGACTTTATGATTTATCATCATCATCTCTGTTTAATTTTCAAAGACCAATTTATCTCGCCGCCTTGCGACGACAAAAACTATTATATCATTTTGTATAAGCTTATAAGTATACTAATTCATTGTTATATTAATTTATAACTATTATTCTCTTTTTTCTTCGTTTTTTTATATTATTTACATACAGATACACTAGGAACAGTTTTATAGATTTTTCTAATCCACATCTATTCCTATCATTTTAATTAAATACATTGCATTTCTAGTCTTTGAGGCTCCCTCTCTAATTTTATAGTCAAATTTTAATTTATTATCCTCATAATACTCCATAAAATGATAATTCTTAACCTTAGAATACTCTTCTTCAAGACTACAAAGTTCTAAATCATGAGTAGAAATAAGCCCCGAAGCGCCATTTCTTCCAGTTGCTTAATTAAAGCTATTGCTCCACGATGTCTATCAATAGAATTTGTTCCCTTAAATAATTCATCTAGTAGGAAAAATACATTATCATTAATTTTTGCATTTTCAACTACCTTTTTTATTCTAAGTATTTCAGCATAAAAGGATGATATATTGTTTTCTAAATTATCACTGGTTCTCATACAAGTTATTATATTCATAAGAGAACACCTAAAATCCTCTGCACAAACTGGAGATCCAATATAAGCTAGAACTAAATTTGTACCTATAGTCCTTAAAAACGTGCTTTTACCAGACATATTAGATCCTGTTATTAAAAGTATATTTCGCTTTTGTTCTATATTAATGCTATTGCACACCATATTGTCACCTATAAGAGGATGACCCATTTTTGTAGTTTTTAATTTAAATTCACTCTTTGAGATATTTGGAAAAGCCCAATTTGGATTATCATAATTTATATTAGAAATACTACTTAGCGCCTCAAATTCACCTACAGAATTGAACCACTTTTCCAAATCATTTCCCCACTTAACTCTCCATTTTCCAAACTCTATCATAAATTGATAATCTAGCAAAAACATAATATTAAAAACCATAACAATAGCATTTGCTCTATTTGCTATTTTTTCATATATAGATGATAATTTTTTTATAGCATCCTTTGCATCATACCCCTTATATCCTATAAGATCCTTCTTTAATTTTTTTAAATACTCGCTTTCAAAATCTTTATGAATGATTAGCTCTAACATTTTTACATATAAATATATGCTCTTTTTAAATTTATAAATTCTTTCAAATTCACTATTTCTTTCTTTAATACCTATCATCAAAATTATCATATGAAAAAGAAAAAGTAAAAAAGGTATTTTATAACTAATTAAAGTTGTAAAAGAAGCCATTAATATTAAAAATAACATTAAAACTGGTAGCAATCTTGCAAAGAAAATCAACCATTTATTTGTGTATAGTTCATTTTTATCTTTTCCCCATGAATATAATTGTTCTGGCTGAATTGGTTCATTAGTTATAACCATTCCTTCAGCTTCTAATTTTTGTCTCCATTCTAGGTTTTCAGAAAGTTCTTTAATTGCTTCTTGAGTAGTAGTTATCTCAGAAACAGATTTAAGAGGATTTTCTAGTCTTTCTCTTAGCTTTTGCCTACCTACAAAAGTCTTGGTGGAATTAATCCATTGAAATACTGAACTCTTCCCGAATATATCTAAATCTTCTGAATAATTGTGCTGCAAATCTTTAAATTCACTTCCATTATCTCTAAATTCTTTCCACTTGCCATTTAATCTCTTTATACTTTTTTCATTTATCTGCTTTAAACTAATTAAATATCTTCTCTCATAAATCTCTTTATGATGTATATAAATTAAATAAATAAAAATACTTAGAGAAAAAGCAAAAATTACAGCACTCATAAGATAATTTTTCGCAAAAATATTAGCTAAAGGTACACCAATTCCAATAATAAAAGTTATTAGCCTAAAATACCTTATAACTTTTATGGATTTATCTTTATTTTCAATTTTTCTACTATATAATTCTACTTTATTATTATATTCTTTGGATCTATCAAGCATTTGAAACCTCCAAGTTTTTTAAAAATTATTTTATAATTTATCTATATTATTACATATTTTAAATACTCGCTCTTTAAATATAGTCATATTATTATATAGCTTGCTTATATATAATGTCAATAATGTATAATTTTAAGTTGAAATATAAAATAATAGACTTTGACAATAAGAAATTCTTGAATTCATCCTTATTATCAAAGTCTTTATATATTCTTTACTATTTTATTTCTACGTTGTATTTTCCTTTTAATTCTTCTACATCGTCTAAATATTTATGACTTTGTTTTTCTTGAAGTAATCTATTTTTTATAAATCCTTCTACTTCTTTTAATTCTCTTGAAGAACTTTCTTTTTTATCTTCAACTTTTATTAAATGATATCCAAATTGAGTTTTAACAGGCATACTTACTACTCCTATTTCTAATGAAAAAGCTGCATCTTCAAACTCAGGAACCATTTGACCTCTAGCAAAGTTTCCTAGGCTTCCTCCTTGAGCTTTTGAAGGGCACTTTGAATATTTTCCAGCTGCTTCTTCAAAAGACAATCCATTTTTAATTTCATCAGCTATTTTAGTAGCTTCTTCTTCAGTATCTACTAAAATATGTTTTGCTGATACTGTTTCTGGAGTTTTAAATTGGTTTTTATTCTCCTCATAAAACTTATTTACTTCTTCATCACTTACAGTTATTCCTTTAAACATTTTTTGGATTGAATATTGTATTAACGCATCTTTTTTTATTATTTCTAGTTGCTTTAAAAATTCATTTTCTTTATCTTGTTCTTTAACCTTAGCATCATTATAAAGTAGTTCGAAACCTACCATTTGATCTAATAATTGTTTTTTTCCTGTCTCTGAAGTGTAGTGATTTCTTTGATTTTGTGGCACTCTATTTAGAGCATCTTGTAAATCTAATTCTGTTATCTCTACTCCATTTACTATAGCTAAAACTTTATTACTCATATTAAATTCTCCTTTTTACTTATATTTTTCAGTCCAATCTTAATTATACACTAAATTGTCCCAAAAACTAAATTATTTTGCGTAATTATAATCCTATCCATACTCTCAAAAGAAACTTACCTTCTTAAATCTTTAAATATACACAGTTTAAAAATATTTTACTCACTTATGCACAAATCCTTGGCTACTTTTATTTCATATGTGGATAATTATAATTTCTTATTTATAAAATTAATTAAAATAAAAAAACGTATCTCAAACGAGATACGTTTTTTGGTGACTCACCGGGGAATCGAACCCCGGACACCATGATTAAAAGTCATGTGCTCTACCGACTGAGCTAGTGAATCAAAAGACCTGGCAACGACTTACTCTCCCACAGGGCCTCCCCTGTAGTACCATCAGCGCTTCAAAGCTTAACCGTCCTGTTCGGAATGGGAAGGGGTGTTACCTTTGAGCCATAGTCACCAGATGCTATAGTTCTTAGAGTTTCAACTCTTAGAAATATAGTACTCCTCAGCTCTGCTGAGCGAGTTACCTTGAAAGAAGCATGTTCTTTCAAAATTGCACAGTGAATCAAATTGGTCAAGCCCTCGACTTATTAGTATCAGTTAGCTGAACATGTTACCATGCTTACACCTCTGACCTATCAACCTGGTAGTCTTCCAGGAGTCTTACTAGCTTACGCTATGGGAAATCTAATCTTGAGGTGGACTTCACGCTTAGATGCTTTCAGCGTTTATTCCTTCCCAACATAGCTACCCAGCTATGCCACTGGCGTGACAACTGGTGCACCAGAGGTTGGTCCATCCCGGTCCTCTCGTACTAAGGACAGCTCCTCTCAAATTTCCTACGCCCGCGACGGAAAGGGACCGAACTGTCTCACGACGTTCTGAACCCAGCTCGCGTGCCGCTTTAATGGGCGAACAGCCCAACCCTTGGGACCGACTTCAGCCCCAGGATGCGACGAGCCGACATCGAGGTGCCAAACCTCCCCGTCGATGTGGACTCTTGGGGAGATCAGCCTGTTATCCCCGAGGTAGCTTTTATCCGTTGAGCGATGGCCCTCCCACGAGGAACCACCGGATCACTAAGCCCGACTTTCGTCCCTGCTCCACCTGTATGTGTCGCAGTCAAGCTCCCTTCTGCCTTTGCACTCTGCGCGCAATTTCCAACTGCGCTGAGGGAACCTTTGGGCGCCTCCGTTACTTTTTAGGAGGCGACCGCCCCAGTCAAACTGCCCACCTAACAATGTCCCGTGACCAGATTCATGGCCTCCGGTTAGAATTTCAATACTGTCAGGGTGGTATCCCAAGGATGACTCCACAAAAGCTGACGCCCTTGCTTCTAAGTCTCCCACCTATCCTGTACAGACAATACCGAAACTCAATGTTAAATTGCAGTAAAGCTCTACGGGGTCTTTCCGTCCAATCGCGGGTAGAGAGCATCTTCACTCCCACTACAATTTCACCGGATTTGTTGTCGAGACAGTGCCCAAATCATTACGCCATTCGTGCGGGTCGGAACTTACCCGACAAGGAATTTCGCTACCTTAGGACCGTTATAGTTACGGCCGCCGTTTACTGGGGCTTAAGTTCAAGGCTTCGCTTGCGCTAACCAATCCCCTTAACCTTCCAGCACCGGGCAGGCGTCAGCCCCTATACATCAGCTTTCGCTTTAGCAGAGACCTGTGTTTTTGTTAAACAGTTGCTTGGGCCTATTCTCTGCGGCCTACTCTCGTAGGCACCCCTTCTCCCGAAGTTACGGGGTCAATTTGCCGAGTTCCTTGACAACAATTCTTCCGCTAGCCTTAGGATTCTCTCCTCATCTACCTGTGTCGGTTTGCGGTACGGGCACCATTTTCCTCGATAGAGGCTTTTCTTGGCAGCGTGAAATCGGATACTTCGCCTAACGGCTCCCCATCACACCTCAAACTTAAGATTGAACGGATTTGCCTATTCAATCATCCTCAGTGCTTAGACACACATCCAACAGTGTGCACATCCTATCCTACTGCGTCACCCCATTTCTCAAACGGATCATGGTGGTATCGGAATATCAACCGATTGTCCATCACCTACGCCTTTCGGCCTCGGCTTAGGTCCCGACTAACCCTGAGAGGACGAGCCTTCCTCAGGAAACCTTAGATTTTCGGCCAATGAGATTCTCACTCATTTCTCGCTACTCATGCCAGCATTCTCACTTCTGTACAGTCCACCGCTCCTTACGGTACGACTTCAACCCATACAGAAAGCTCCCCTACCATATATATAATATATCCATAGCTTCGGTAGTAAGTTTGAGCCCCGGACATCTTCGGCGCAGGATCTCTTGACTAGTGAGCTATTACGCACTCTTTAAATGAGTGGCTGCTTCTAAGCCAACATCCTAGTTGTCTTAGAAATCCCACATCCTTTACCACTTAACTTACATTTTGGGACCTTAGCTGATGGTCTGGGCTGTTTCCCTTTTGACCACGGATCTTATCATTCGTAGTCTGACTGCCAGGATAAGAGTATATGGCATTCGGAGTTTGATAAGGTTCAGTAAGCGTTATGCCCCTTAGCCTATTCAGTGCTCTACCTCCATTACTTATTACCTGACGCTAGCCCTAAAGCTATTTCGGGGAGAACCAGCTATCTCCGAGTTCGATTGGAATTTCTCCGCTATCCACAGCTCATCCCATGGTTTTTCAACACCAACGTGGTTCGGACCTCCACGGAATTTTACTTCCGCTTCATCCTGGCCATGGATAGGTCACTCGGTTTCGGGTCTACAGCATGCAACTAATCGCCCTATTAAGACTCGGTTTCCCTTCGGCTCCACACCATAAGTGCTTAACCTCGCTACATACCGTAACTCGCTGGCTCGTTCTACAAAAAGCACGCCGTCACACATATAAAGTGCTACGACAGTTTGTAGGCACACGGTTTCAGGTTCTATTTCACTCCCCTCCCGGGGTTCTTTTCACCTTTCCCTCACGGTACTTCTTCACTATCGGTCACTAGGTAGTATTTAGCCTTGGGAGGTGGTCCTCCCAGCTTCCCACAAGGTTTCACGTGTCTCGTGGTACTCTGGAGTAGATCTTACTTATATTCTTTTCACCTACAGGACTATTACCTTCTATGGTGGAACTTTCCAGTTCTCTTCGATTAAGAAATCTAAGCTTTTATGATCTATCCGCAACCCCCAAGCCCGAAGGCTTAGGTTTGGGCTCTTTCCCGTTCGCTCGCCGCTACTTAGGAAATCGATTTTTCTTTCTCTTCCTCCGGGTACTTAGATGTTTCAGTTCCCCGGGTCTGCCTCTGTATACCTATGAATTCAGTATACAGTACTTAGCGTAGCTAAGTGAGTTGCCTCATTCGGAAATCTGCAGTTCACAGGCTATTTGCGCCTACCTGCAGCTTATCGCAGCTTATCACGTCCTTCGTCGGCTCCTAGTGCCAAGGCATCCGCCATGCGCCCTTTGTAGCTTGACCTGTATAATTCATCAAAATCTCTGATTTTGTAATGAATTAACACTCCTAAGCGTTAGCTTAGTGAGTTTCATTAAATTACTTAAATCAAAAGTTTGTAACAAATTAACATTAATTAACTTTCGTTATAATTGATTCTCCAGTGAAATTATTACAATTAACATCTACAGCTTACGCTGCTTTATTACATTTATAACAATTTCTACTTTTTCACTGTGCAATTTTCAAAGAACATAAGTAGATGTTCCAAATCTTCGACTTGGTACATTAACTTCTTGTTTGAGAGATTTGGTCTCTCAAAATTAAACAGAGATTTCAGTGAATTAGTCATTTTTTATGAAAAGATGACTTTCTTTTCATGTTCTCCTTAGAAAGGAGGTGATCCAGCCGCAGGTTCTCCTACGGCTACCTTGTTACGACTTCACCCCAATCACTAATCCCACCTTCGGCCGCTGGCTCCTAAAAGGTTACCTCACGGACTTCGGGTGTTACCAGCTCTCATGGTGTGACGGGCGGTGTGTACAAGGCCCGGGAACGTATTCACCGCGACATTCTGATTCGCGATTACTAGCAACTCCAGCTTCATGTAGGCGAGTTGCAGCCTACAATCCGAACTGAGATTGGTTTTTAAGATTTGCTCCACCTTGCGATCTTGCATCTCTTTGTACCAACCATTGTAGCACGTGTGTAGCCCTAGACATAAGGGGCATGATGATTTGACGTCATCCCCACCTTCCTCCTGGTTAACCCAGGCAGTCTCTTTAGAGTGCTCAACTTAATGGTAGCAACTAAAAATAGGGGTTGCGCTCGTTGCGGGACTTAACCCAACATCTCACGACACGAGCTGACGACAACCATGCACCACCTGTCACCAAGTTCCCCGAAGGGCACTCCCGTATTTCTACAGGATTCTTGGGATGTCAAGTCTAGGTAAGGTTCTTCGCGTTGCTTCGAATTAAACCACATGCTCCGCTGCTTGTGCGGGCCCCCGTCAATTCCTTTGAGTTTTAATCTTGCGACCGTACTTCCCAGGCGGGGTACTTAATGTGTTTACTGCGGCACCGAGGTTGGACCCCCGACACCTAGTACCCATCGTTTACGGCGTGGACTACCAGGGTATCTAATCCTGTTTGCTCCCCACGCTTTCGTGCCTCAGCGTCAGTTACAGTCCAGAAAGCCGCCTTCGCCACTGGTGTTCTTCCTAATCTCTACGCATTTCACCGCTACACTAGGAATTCCGCTTTCCTCTCCTGCACTCTAGATATCCAGTTTGAAATGCAGCACCCAAGTTAAGCCCGGGTATTTCACATCTCACTTAAACATCCGCCTACGCACCCTTTACGCCCAGTAAATCCGGACAACGCTTGCCACCTACGTATTACCGCGGCTGCTGGCACGTAGTTAGCCGTGGCTTCCTCCTCTGGTACCGTCATTATCGTCCCAGAAGACAGAGCTTTACAATCCTAAGACCTTCATCACTCACGCGGCGTTGCTGCGTCAGGGTTTCCCCCATTGCGCAATATTCCCCACTGCTGCCTCCCGTAGGAGTCTGGACCGTGTCTCAGTTCCAATGTGGCCGATCACCCTCTCAGGTCGGCTACGCATCGTCGCCTTGGTGAGCCGTTACCTCACCAACTAGCTAATGCGCCGCGGGTCCATCTCAAAGCGGATTACTCCTTTAATTACAGTATCATGCGATACCGTAATATTATGCGGTATTAATCTCCCTTTCGGGAGGCTATTCCCCTCTTTGAGGCAGGTTACCCACGTGTTACTCACCCGTCCGCCGCTAATCCATTCCCGAAGGAATTTCATCGCTCGACTTGCATGTGTTAAGCACGCCGCCAGCGTTCGTCCTGAGCCAGGATCAAACTCTCAATTTATAATTGTAGAATTTAATCTTAAACTCAAATTCACTGACTTTATGATTTATCATCATCATCTCTGTTTAATTTTCAAAGACCAATTTATCTCGCCGCCCTTAAGCGACTTAATCAGTTTAGCATTTTTTAAAAACTTTGTCAAGATTTTTTTATTTTATCTTTAAAACAAGTTTTTAAATTTATTTTGTCGCCCATCAGCGACGTGTTTTATAATATCATATTTTACTTACTTGTATACTTAATTTTCATCGAAATAAAGAAATTATCTTCAATTTCCTTTATATTATATCCTTTTGTTTTCATTTTAATACATTGATACGTCAGGTTGCGTATACTATAATAATTCAATTATGTCTATTAATTTACACGTTTTTAAGAGAAATAAGGGCATATAATAATAGCTATCTTATAGATTAATGTTACATTCACAATTATCTAAAACATAGCATGTGATTTTCTTAACCCCTATTTTAAAATTTTAAACAAGAATTTCTAAGCTCCTTCAAATAGCTTTTTCATAATACATATATTTTTTAATACCTTCTTCATTTAATCAAAGCTTGTGCTTCTTTGAAGAAATTATTGTAAATGTATTTAATGTTTCTTATTGAAATAATGAAAAAACTTTAGAAGTTCTCATTGTCTGAGCGTAGCGAGTTATAAGAACTTCTTGAGTTTTGCACATTATTGAAATTAGAAACTTTTATATATTTACACTTTTTCTGAATGAAGCTCAAGCTTTATTACTTACAGCTCTTGTTACTGAAGCGAAAGGTTTCTCGGCAATATATTATTTTCGAAGCTTTAGATAAGTCTATACATAATCAAAGCTTGTGCTTCTTTGAAGAAATCATTGTAAATGTATTTAATGTTTCTTATTGAAATAATGAAAAAACTTTAGAAGTTCTCATTGTCTGAGCGTAGCGAGTTATGAGAACTTCTTGAGTTTTGCACATTATTGAAATTAGAAACTTTTATATATTTACACTTTTTCTGAATGAAGCTCAAGCTTTATTACTTACAGCTCTTGTTACTGAAGCGAAAGGTTT is part of the Haloimpatiens sp. FM7315 genome and harbors:
- a CDS encoding peptidylprolyl isomerase, which encodes MSNKVLAIVNGVEITELDLQDALNRVPQNQRNHYTSETGKKQLLDQMVGFELLYNDAKVKEQDKENEFLKQLEIIKKDALIQYSIQKMFKGITVSDEEVNKFYEENKNQFKTPETVSAKHILVDTEEEATKIADEIKNGLSFEEAAGKYSKCPSKAQGGSLGNFARGQMVPEFEDAAFSLEIGVVSMPVKTQFGYHLIKVEDKKESSSRELKEVEGFIKNRLLQEKQSHKYLDDVEELKGKYNVEIK